From the genome of Thiomicrorhabdus indica:
CACGCTGATCAAATTCACTCATTGCATTGAGCATCCATGCCGACTCTTCAGCAGAACGAGTCATTGGGCCAGCTTGGTCAAAGCTCGATGCATAAGCAATAATTCCAAAACGCGATACAGTACCATAGGTTGGTTTAATACCTGTAATTCCACAAAAACTCGCTGGTTGTCGAATGGATCCTCCCGTATCGGTGCCCGTTGCCATTGGTGCTAAATTCGCAGCAATCACCGCGGCTGCTCCACCAGACGAACCACCTGGCACAGCATTTAAATCCCAAGGGTTTTTTGTTGGACCAAAATAAGAACTTTCAGAAGATGAACCCATAGCAAATTCATCCATATTCGTTTTACCTAGAATCGGCATACCCGCTTTTTTCAACAGAGAGACTACATGAGCATCATAAGGCGCAATAAAATTATCGAGCATTTTTGATGAACAGGTGGTTTTGACACCATCCGTACAAAAGATATCTTTATGTGCAACGGGAATGCCAGTCAATAAACCGGCAGTGCCAGCTTTCAACTGCTCATCCGCCTCTCTTGCCATTTCTAACGCAAGTTCAGGTGTAACTGTGACATAGGCATTCAGTTCGGGGTCGTATTTGGAAATTCTGTCTAGATAATGCTGAGTGAGTTCAACACTGGTAATTTCGCCTGCATGGAGCTGATCGCTCATCTGTTTTACGCTTAAAGTGTGTAACATTTTTTATCTCTTATCATTCAATAACTTGCGGAACAAGATACATGTCTTTTGCAGTAGAAGGTGCAACGGATTGCAGCTTCTCGTGTTGATCACCCTCTGTGATTTCATCCTTACGCAAACGCTGACTCACCTCATGAGGATGAGCCATTGGTTCAACACCGTCCGTGTTGACGGCTTGCATTTGTTCAAATAAATCCAAGACATTATTGAGTTTGGCAGATACCTGCTCAACTTCTGATTCAGCGACATCGATCATCGCCAAACGCGAAATATATTCAACTTCGCTTTTTCCTATAGACACAGTGAAACTCCCGATTGCATATCAATCACTAACCGGCCGGTAACGTTTTCAACTTACCGCCAACAGCCCAAAAATAACGCAATAAAATACCATATTTAGCGATTCGACTAAAGGAAAACTCCTACAACAGTACTGTGAATTCAATTTGCTATTCAATTTATAAGTGAAACAATTAAAAAACTGCATTCAACGAAGCTTCTACCCTGTCTGGAAATCCGTTAGAATAGCCAAATCTTTGATTTCAGTCGCTAAAGGACACTTCACAATGTTTCGTAAACTTATGGGGCTTTTCTCCAATGACCTTTCCATTGACTTGGGAACGGCAAATACACTTATTTATGTTCGAGGAAAAGGAATGGTTCTAAACGAGCCTTCTGTGGTGTCGATACGCAATTCTCACCGTGGTAATGGCGCTCGTTCTATTGTCGCAGTCGGTGAAAACGCCAAAATGATGTTGGGCAAAGAGAACAAAGACATCGAAACAGTTCGCCCGATGAAAGACGGAGTGATTGCAGATTTTGAAGTCACTGAAAAAATGCTGCAATCGTTTATTCGTAAAGTGCACGAAGCTAAATTCTTCCAACCTAGTCCTCGAGTTTTGGTCTGCGTGCCTTGTGGCTCAACTCAGGTTGAACGTCGTGCTATTCGCGAATCTGCCGCCGGTGCTGGTGCTCGCGAAGTTTATCTCATTGAAGAACCGATGGCAGCTGCTATTGGTGCAGGCATGCCAGTTTCAGAACCAACGGGTTCCATGGTTGTCGATATTGGAGGAGGAACGACCGAAGTCGCGACCTTATCACTGAATGGTATTGTCTGGTCTGACTCTGTCAAAGTCGGCGGCGATCGTTTTGATGATGCAATTATTAAATATGTTCGTCGTAACTATGGCATGGTTATTGGTGAATCGACTGCTGAGCGAATTAAAACAACTATTGGTACGGCGTACCATGAAAGTTCACCTGCCACCATGGAAGTTCACGGAACAAATTTGGCGGAAGCCATTCCGCGCCGTTTTACAATGAATTCAAATGAAGTGTTAGAAGCCCTCCAAGAACCATTGGCAGCCATCATTAGTGCCGTTCGAACCGCTTTGGAAAACACGCCACCAGAGCTTGGCGCTGACATTGCGGAACATGGTATCGTCTTGACTGGCGGCGGCGCTCTGCTCAAAAACATTCACACACTCCTTGCTGAAGAAACAGGTATTCCTGTGATCATAGCGGATGATCCCCTAACCTGTGTTGCACGTGGTGGTGGTCGTGCTTTAGAGTTGATGGATGAAAAAGGTTTAGACGTTTTTTCATTTGATTAAATGATTTATTGAATCTTACCGGCCGGTAAATGTTTTTCATTTATCGGCTCAAATCATCAACACAGCTAAACACTCAACGACAACGATTAGCCTTTTAACCTTTAGGAGCCAACTATTTCTCCGACTGCGACGACGCCTCAACAAGACGCGATTCATTTTATTGTGGCCTTTATTTTAGCCATCGTTTTGTTGGCGGCAGATCGTTATGGAGAAATGGTCTCTGAATTACGTGGCTTTTTATTGGCCGGATTAACGCCAATTGAACAAGTCGCTTCCATTCCCAAAACATTTTTTAAAGAATTTGATCGCGATATCGTTGATTATGACGAACTGAAACGTCAAAATCAGATTCTCAAAACAGAAGTCTTACTCCTAAAAGCTAAACAACAACAGCTTATTAATCTTAAGCAGGAAGTAGCTCGCTTGGAATCGCTTCTAGGTACGACAGGAAAAATTGCCGACCACACGGTGCAAATTGCGACAGTTACACAATTCAGTCAAAACCCGATTTCACAATTCATGACCTTGAATAAGGGGTCAAAAGATGGTGTTTCAACTCAAGATACCGTGATTGATGCGAATGGTGTTGTTGGACAAATTATCAATGTGGCACCCTATAGTGCGAGAGTGATGTTAATCACCGACCCTGATCATCATCTTCCCGTTCGAATCCAACGCACATCTCAACGCGGAATTTTAAAAGGCTCAGGCTACGACAGTAGTGAGTTAAACTTTATTCCAAGTAATAGCAACATTAAAGTCGGTGACATTATTGAAACTTCTGGACTCGGTGGCGTTTTCCCAAGTGGTTACCCTGTTGCAACCGTTACCGAAGTGGAAAAAACAGGCAGCGCCCCCTACTTAAAAATCTTTACTCAGCCAATTTCAGAGCTCAATAAAGCACATAAAGTCTTAATTCTAAAACCTGAGGCTATCTCACCTCAGACCTTGAAGACCGATTTAGATTACGATTTAAACAGTTCACTCAATCAAACAGAGACTGGAGACTAACCTCGTGGGCGAATCGTTTACTTATCATCGAAGCGCAAAAGTTCGCTGGTACTTTGTCGCTAGTTTATTACTTGCTTTAGTGAGTGATAGTTTAGTTATTTCAGTACATGCCTCACCTATATTTCCGCCTTTTTCACTGTTAGTTTTATTTTATTGGGCTGGCCATTTTCTTGACCGGAGCTACATTGTAACCGCGTTTATTTTAGGCTTGCTTAGCGATACATTAACGCAAACCCCATTAGGTGCGCATGCAATTATCTATGTTAGTTTGATTTATCTGCTAAGCCGCCATCGCCTTCACTTTCGAAGCTTTACACCTTGGCAACAAGCGATATTTATTACCGGTTATTTTTTCATTTACCAGTTCACCAACTGGATATTTTTTGACCCGTTATTAACAGACACTCATGCCATCTATTTTTGGTTAATGCCATTTTCTGCCGCGATATTTTGGATAATCATCGCACCATTATTTAATCGTTTCACACTGCAAGTCGAACAAAATTAAATGCAAGAAAATCTTCATTTTGACAGTTCACAAGCCGTGCATCAGAAAAAACGGCAGTTTCGTTTACGATTAATCATCGCATTTGTTTTTGTTTGTAGCTTGTTTCTGTTTTTGACCGGCCGGATGGCCTATCTGCAATGGATTAATTACGATCGATATCATAGTCTTGCAGAAGGCAACCGTGTCAGTTTAGAGGTCATTCCTCCCATTCGAGGAAAAATCTATGATCGCAACCATCGACTTCTGGCGGACAATCAACCTGTTTATAGCCTTCAACTGATCCGAGAAGACATGGATTCGATTGATGAATTTGAAGCCGAAATCCAGAAAATTCTCACCGACATGCCCAAAGAGCGTTTTGAAAAGTTCATGGAGCGTTTCCGTAAAGGGCGAAGAGCCATACGTTATCAACTCCCACATACTCTTTCCGAACAACAAGCTGCGCAATTTGCCGTCATTAGCCACAAGTTTCCAGGAGTGACGCTGAGTGCTCGATTGAAACGCACCTACCCATATAAAGCCATAGGCGTTCATGCGATTGGCTATGTCGGCCGGATCAATGAGCGCGAATTAGGTAGAGTGAATGCAAAGCGCTATAAAGGCACCCAAGTCATAGGCAAATCTGGGGTAGAACGTTATTACGAATCCACTCTACAAGGCTACCCGGGACTCCAATATATCGAAACTAATGTTCGCGGTAGCATTTTACGCAAACTGGAATCCGAACCAGCCATTCCTGGCCAAGACTTGCACATGACCATAGACATTCAACTGCAAGAATATGCTGAAAAACTCTTAGAAGGTAAACGCGGTAGCATTGTTGCGATTGAGCCGCAATCCGGGGAAATTTTAGCTTTTGTTAGCGTTCCAACCTACGATCCGAACTTGTTTGTTGATGGTATTGATAGCAAAACCTATAAGTCCTTAATGGATGACAAAAACCGCCCTTTTATTAACCGCGCAATTAATGGTCAATACCCTCCAGGATCGACGATTAAACCTTTTGTGGCATTAGGTGCCATTGAACGGAACATCATCTCGCCTTACAAAAAAATCTATGACCCCGGATACTTTGAATACAAAGGACACCGCTATCGAGATTGGAAACGTACTGGGCACGGACTCGTTGATATGAAAGCCGCTGTTGCTCAATCCTGTGACACTTATTTTTATGAACTAAGCTTGGATATGGGGGTTGACACAATTCATGACTCTCTTGCTCCTTTCAGCCTTGGGAAGCGCACCGGCATTGACCTATTTGGAGAGTCAAAAGGAATCCTCCCTTCTCAAGCATGGAAAATGGCGACCAAAGGTAAGCCTTGGTATCGTGGCGAGACTATTATCACCTCAATTGGTCAAGGTTATAACCTCACGACCCCACTACAATTGGCAACTGCAACCGCGATTTTAGCGAACCGAGGCAAACAAATTATTCCTCACTTGGTTTCTCATGAGCAAATCGAACCATTTGAGCAAATCCAAATTCAGGAAATTGATAACTGGGAAAAAGTCATTGATTCAATGGTAGAGGTAATGCATGGAAAACGTGGAACTGCAAGACGCCATGGACGAAACCTTCCTTTTAAAATGGCTGGAAAAACGGGAACCGCACAAGTATTCAGCTTGAATGAAGGAGACTATAATGCGGATGAACTCGACAACCGATTGCATGATCATTCATTATTTTTAGGTTTTGCGCCTGTAGAAAAACCTAAAATTGCAGTGGCGGTCATCGCCGAAAATTCCGGAAGTGGCTCAAAAACCGCTGCTCCAGTAGCAGTATCGCTTATAGAACGTTATTTAACCCCTGAAAAATACTCAGACCCGACGAATCCACTGAGTAAAACTCAAACTCAACCTTAGACTTTCTTCTGGAATTATATTCGAATGCAGAGCTTTCAAACATCGCAAACCCTCTATAAAACCAATAAAGGCTGGTTTTCGAGATTCCATATTGATGGCTGGCTATTAGCCGGAATTCTACTCTTGCTAAGTTTAAGTCTAGCGATTGTTTTCAGTGCTTCAGGCGGTGATTGGCAAGTGGCCGAAAGACATTTGGTGAGAATTACCATTGCTCTGGGACTCATGTTGCTCTTTGCTCAAATCCCGCCCAATTGGATTTACATTATCACGCCTTTTTTATTTGCCATTGCCTTATTAATGCTCATTGCTGTCCCTATTGTCGGAGATGTTGGAAAAGGTGCGCAACGGTGGCTTGATTTAGGGCCGGCAAGATTTCAACCATCTGAACTTATGAAGGTTGTTTTACCTTTGATGGTCGCTTGGATTTTTGCACACAGTAGCTACCCTCCAAACTGGCAACGAATCTTAGCCGCTCTTGTAGTGATTGGCCTGACAGCGGGTCTAATTGTCATTCAGCCAGATTTAGGAACCTCTTTGCTCATTGCAATGAGTGGCTTGTTTATTGTGTTTTTTGCTGGCCTTCCTTGGAAATTGATTTTTGGAGCACTGTTTGCCGCAGCG
Proteins encoded in this window:
- the gatC gene encoding Asp-tRNA(Asn)/Glu-tRNA(Gln) amidotransferase subunit GatC encodes the protein MSIGKSEVEYISRLAMIDVAESEVEQVSAKLNNVLDLFEQMQAVNTDGVEPMAHPHEVSQRLRKDEITEGDQHEKLQSVAPSTAKDMYLVPQVIE
- a CDS encoding rod shape-determining protein → MFRKLMGLFSNDLSIDLGTANTLIYVRGKGMVLNEPSVVSIRNSHRGNGARSIVAVGENAKMMLGKENKDIETVRPMKDGVIADFEVTEKMLQSFIRKVHEAKFFQPSPRVLVCVPCGSTQVERRAIRESAAGAGAREVYLIEEPMAAAIGAGMPVSEPTGSMVVDIGGGTTEVATLSLNGIVWSDSVKVGGDRFDDAIIKYVRRNYGMVIGESTAERIKTTIGTAYHESSPATMEVHGTNLAEAIPRRFTMNSNEVLEALQEPLAAIISAVRTALENTPPELGADIAEHGIVLTGGGALLKNIHTLLAEETGIPVIIADDPLTCVARGGGRALELMDEKGLDVFSFD
- the mreC gene encoding rod shape-determining protein MreC, with product MHFIVAFILAIVLLAADRYGEMVSELRGFLLAGLTPIEQVASIPKTFFKEFDRDIVDYDELKRQNQILKTEVLLLKAKQQQLINLKQEVARLESLLGTTGKIADHTVQIATVTQFSQNPISQFMTLNKGSKDGVSTQDTVIDANGVVGQIINVAPYSARVMLITDPDHHLPVRIQRTSQRGILKGSGYDSSELNFIPSNSNIKVGDIIETSGLGGVFPSGYPVATVTEVEKTGSAPYLKIFTQPISELNKAHKVLILKPEAISPQTLKTDLDYDLNSSLNQTETGD
- the mreD gene encoding rod shape-determining protein MreD, which translates into the protein MGESFTYHRSAKVRWYFVASLLLALVSDSLVISVHASPIFPPFSLLVLFYWAGHFLDRSYIVTAFILGLLSDTLTQTPLGAHAIIYVSLIYLLSRHRLHFRSFTPWQQAIFITGYFFIYQFTNWIFFDPLLTDTHAIYFWLMPFSAAIFWIIIAPLFNRFTLQVEQN
- the mrdA gene encoding penicillin-binding protein 2, coding for MQENLHFDSSQAVHQKKRQFRLRLIIAFVFVCSLFLFLTGRMAYLQWINYDRYHSLAEGNRVSLEVIPPIRGKIYDRNHRLLADNQPVYSLQLIREDMDSIDEFEAEIQKILTDMPKERFEKFMERFRKGRRAIRYQLPHTLSEQQAAQFAVISHKFPGVTLSARLKRTYPYKAIGVHAIGYVGRINERELGRVNAKRYKGTQVIGKSGVERYYESTLQGYPGLQYIETNVRGSILRKLESEPAIPGQDLHMTIDIQLQEYAEKLLEGKRGSIVAIEPQSGEILAFVSVPTYDPNLFVDGIDSKTYKSLMDDKNRPFINRAINGQYPPGSTIKPFVALGAIERNIISPYKKIYDPGYFEYKGHRYRDWKRTGHGLVDMKAAVAQSCDTYFYELSLDMGVDTIHDSLAPFSLGKRTGIDLFGESKGILPSQAWKMATKGKPWYRGETIITSIGQGYNLTTPLQLATATAILANRGKQIIPHLVSHEQIEPFEQIQIQEIDNWEKVIDSMVEVMHGKRGTARRHGRNLPFKMAGKTGTAQVFSLNEGDYNADELDNRLHDHSLFLGFAPVEKPKIAVAVIAENSGSGSKTAAPVAVSLIERYLTPEKYSDPTNPLSKTQTQP
- the rodA gene encoding rod shape-determining protein RodA; translated protein: MQSFQTSQTLYKTNKGWFSRFHIDGWLLAGILLLLSLSLAIVFSASGGDWQVAERHLVRITIALGLMLLFAQIPPNWIYIITPFLFAIALLMLIAVPIVGDVGKGAQRWLDLGPARFQPSELMKVVLPLMVAWIFAHSSYPPNWQRILAALVVIGLTAGLIVIQPDLGTSLLIAMSGLFIVFFAGLPWKLIFGALFAAAASIPIAWEFMHDYQRQRVLTFLDPESDPLGAGYHIIQSKIAIGSGGIEGKGFLGSTQAHLEFLPESTTDFIFSVLSEEFGLIGVIILLLMYLFVIGRGLYISAKAEDNFTRYVAASLIMTFFIYVFVNISMVSGLLPVVGLPLPLVSYGGSSLVTLMISFGILMSIHTHKKLLRQAKY